A stretch of Fibrobacter sp. DNA encodes these proteins:
- a CDS encoding proline--tRNA ligase: protein MKLSKYFYVTLRETPSDATMPSHIFLMRGGYIKPVSTGIYSMMPIGYRVIQKITNIVREEMNKIGGIEVDLPVVQTADLWSESGRYQAIGEELLRFKDRNNHNMVLAMTHEEAMTDMARYVLNSYKQLPFMLYQFKTKYRDEARARGGLIRVREFLMKDAYSFHSSQEDLDKHYQEEYDAYLRIYRRVGIEPVVVQSDTGIMGGKIAHEFMLDTPNGEDYLILCKKCGYQANREIAKFTRETYKGDANSASAMPEKVETPHCPSIEELSAFLKIDPKSTAKCVFFDFEGKLITVMVPGNLDVSEIKLHNLLKAKELYPADDALIKSCGMVPGFASPIGAHDTRIIVDEALADACDLVMGANEENYHLMHCTPKRDFPAFEVADIAEAQGGCKCPNCGEELSETRGIELGNIFKLGTKFSESMGAKYLTAEKTTAPAIMGCYGIGIGRLMASVVENSHDDFGPIWPKSIAPFQVEIVPIGKEPELMELAEKFEKELEAAGIDVLVDDRDERPGVKFKDADLWGSPVRIAIGKKGLANGEVEWKFRNEKEFSMVKVEEVVAKAQAYFAE from the coding sequence ATGAAACTCTCTAAGTACTTCTATGTCACGCTCCGCGAAACGCCCAGCGACGCTACCATGCCCAGCCACATCTTCTTGATGCGTGGCGGTTATATCAAGCCCGTTTCTACCGGTATCTACTCCATGATGCCTATCGGCTACCGCGTGATCCAGAAGATCACCAACATCGTTCGTGAAGAAATGAACAAGATCGGCGGTATCGAAGTGGACCTCCCGGTGGTTCAGACTGCTGACCTCTGGAGCGAATCTGGCCGTTACCAGGCCATCGGCGAAGAACTCCTCCGCTTCAAGGACCGTAACAACCACAACATGGTGCTGGCCATGACTCACGAAGAAGCCATGACCGATATGGCCCGCTACGTTCTGAACAGCTACAAGCAGCTTCCGTTCATGCTGTACCAGTTCAAGACCAAGTACCGTGACGAAGCTCGTGCCCGCGGCGGTTTGATCCGCGTTCGCGAATTCCTTATGAAGGACGCCTACAGCTTCCATTCTTCTCAGGAAGACCTGGACAAGCATTACCAGGAAGAATATGATGCATACCTCCGTATTTACCGCCGCGTCGGTATTGAACCGGTGGTGGTGCAGAGCGATACCGGCATTATGGGCGGTAAGATTGCCCACGAATTCATGCTGGACACTCCCAACGGCGAAGACTACCTGATTCTCTGTAAGAAGTGCGGCTACCAGGCTAACCGCGAAATTGCAAAGTTCACTCGCGAAACCTACAAGGGCGATGCAAACAGCGCAAGCGCCATGCCCGAAAAGGTTGAAACACCCCACTGCCCGTCTATTGAAGAACTGAGCGCATTCCTGAAGATCGACCCGAAGTCCACCGCCAAGTGCGTGTTCTTCGACTTCGAAGGCAAGCTCATTACCGTTATGGTTCCGGGCAACCTGGACGTTTCCGAAATTAAGCTCCATAACCTCCTGAAGGCCAAGGAACTTTATCCGGCAGACGACGCTCTCATCAAGTCCTGCGGCATGGTGCCGGGCTTTGCAAGCCCCATCGGCGCACACGACACCCGCATCATCGTGGATGAAGCTCTTGCCGACGCTTGTGACCTCGTTATGGGCGCAAACGAAGAAAACTATCACCTCATGCACTGCACCCCGAAGCGCGACTTCCCGGCATTCGAAGTGGCCGACATCGCTGAAGCACAGGGCGGCTGCAAGTGTCCGAACTGCGGCGAAGAACTTTCTGAAACCCGCGGTATCGAACTGGGTAACATCTTCAAGCTGGGCACCAAGTTCTCTGAATCCATGGGTGCCAAGTACCTCACTGCCGAAAAGACCACCGCTCCTGCAATCATGGGTTGCTACGGTATCGGTATTGGCCGCTTGATGGCTTCCGTTGTTGAAAACAGCCACGACGACTTCGGCCCCATTTGGCCCAAGTCCATCGCTCCGTTCCAGGTGGAAATCGTTCCCATCGGCAAGGAACCGGAACTCATGGAACTTGCAGAAAAGTTCGAAAAGGAACTTGAAGCTGCAGGCATCGACGTCCTTGTGGACGACCGTGACGAACGTCCGGGCGTTAAGTTCAAGGATGCTGACCTCTGGGGTTCTCCGGTCCGTATCGCTATCGGCAAGAAGGGTCTTGCAAACGGCGAAGTGGAATGGAAGTTCCGTAACGAAAAGGAATTCTCCATGGTCAAGGTCGAAGAAGTTGTTGCCAAGGCTCAGGCTTACTTCGCAGAATAA
- a CDS encoding fimbrial protein yields the protein MKNAFTTTLLLTIAGFAVLVAGACYFGAPLFGWVILCAIFAVFLIEQVVALKKLKQISAETEVLDACESRGSFSVSGDGVVAKRIALARQLVSKKIRLDSPIAYEVLNSNVGISVPRSAGSTVILLGLMGTFFGLMYSVATAGGAIDNSTTQGTLDTIQLLFQGMKGIFGTSLCGLFAALILNASRTLLNASLNGFMARLDALTLNLQGSDDEVEQSKDELGRLFDSVEENLAKVASAVQEGLSGVVAMVGEELTSATAKISAEMSNTTKSFSDSLATVVSGMNGAVQNLGDSVSSSLNGAFAPMEQSVKALSTSVESIPAKLDDKLNGLSSALNAGLGDIAGGVKEGLQGVSGNVENALAKVASDVKAGLDGVASASAAAMSGTTETIGASVADQVKQSNVQWNEFMQRLEEKTTANVDAQREGLETLKNVALQVAEKAQAGSAELSASVSEKLGTLSNDILAAFQKLSETSAVLLEAQKALTESIDNRVVKEKEATDALGGNIVETAELMRVNQSELSANLEMLRAGLETILEKLSGDTAEHEEEENFVEHLNQSLEAFHERASEVLMENAVKTQEILLEVLEQTQRGTAMAPAASADKVEG from the coding sequence ATGAAAAATGCTTTCACGACCACTTTGTTGCTCACCATCGCAGGCTTTGCGGTTCTCGTAGCCGGAGCTTGCTACTTTGGTGCTCCGCTTTTCGGCTGGGTGATTCTGTGCGCCATCTTCGCTGTGTTCTTGATTGAACAGGTGGTGGCTCTCAAGAAGTTGAAGCAGATCTCCGCTGAAACGGAAGTCCTTGATGCTTGCGAAAGCCGCGGTTCCTTTAGCGTGTCTGGTGACGGTGTGGTTGCAAAGCGTATCGCTCTTGCCCGCCAGCTGGTTTCCAAGAAGATCCGCCTGGATTCTCCCATCGCTTACGAAGTGTTGAACAGCAACGTGGGAATCTCCGTTCCCCGCAGCGCCGGTAGCACCGTGATTCTTCTGGGCCTCATGGGAACCTTCTTCGGCTTGATGTACTCCGTTGCTACAGCCGGTGGCGCCATCGACAATTCTACCACCCAGGGAACCTTGGATACCATCCAACTTCTCTTCCAGGGTATGAAGGGAATCTTCGGAACATCTCTTTGCGGTTTGTTCGCTGCCTTGATTTTGAATGCTAGCCGTACTTTGCTGAACGCAAGCCTTAACGGTTTCATGGCTCGCCTTGATGCATTGACCTTGAACCTCCAGGGTTCTGACGATGAAGTGGAACAGAGCAAGGATGAACTTGGCCGCCTCTTTGATTCCGTCGAAGAAAACTTGGCAAAGGTTGCTTCCGCTGTGCAGGAGGGCCTCAGCGGCGTAGTGGCAATGGTGGGCGAGGAACTCACTTCTGCTACTGCAAAGATTTCTGCTGAAATGTCCAATACCACAAAGTCCTTCAGCGATTCTCTCGCAACTGTGGTGAGCGGCATGAACGGTGCTGTCCAGAATCTTGGCGATTCCGTCAGTTCTTCTCTTAATGGCGCCTTTGCTCCTATGGAACAGAGCGTGAAGGCTTTGTCCACTTCTGTGGAATCCATCCCGGCAAAGCTGGACGACAAGCTGAACGGTTTGTCTTCTGCTTTGAACGCTGGCCTCGGCGATATCGCTGGTGGCGTGAAGGAAGGCCTGCAGGGCGTTTCCGGCAATGTGGAAAATGCCTTGGCTAAGGTTGCTTCCGATGTGAAGGCTGGCCTTGATGGTGTTGCATCTGCTTCCGCTGCAGCAATGTCCGGCACTACTGAAACCATCGGCGCTTCCGTTGCCGATCAGGTCAAGCAGTCCAACGTTCAGTGGAACGAATTCATGCAGCGTCTTGAAGAAAAGACTACTGCCAATGTGGATGCCCAGCGCGAAGGTCTGGAAACTCTCAAGAACGTTGCCCTTCAGGTTGCAGAAAAGGCTCAGGCCGGTTCTGCAGAACTTTCTGCTTCCGTGTCCGAAAAGCTTGGAACTCTTTCCAACGATATTCTGGCAGCTTTCCAGAAACTTTCCGAAACATCCGCGGTGCTGCTTGAAGCCCAGAAGGCTCTCACTGAAAGCATCGACAACCGCGTGGTCAAGGAAAAGGAAGCTACCGACGCTCTTGGCGGAAACATCGTGGAAACCGCAGAACTTATGCGCGTGAACCAGTCCGAACTTAGCGCCAACCTTGAAATGCTTCGCGCCGGTCTGGAAACCATTCTTGAAAAGCTCAGCGGCGATACTGCTGAACACGAAGAAGAAGAAAACTTTGTGGAACACCTCAACCAGTCTCTGGAAGCCTTCCACGAACGCGCCAGCGAAGTGCTTATGGAAAACGCCGTCAAGACCCAGGAAATCCTCCTGGAAGTCCTGGAACAGACTCAGCGCGGTACCGCCATGGCTCCGGCCGCATCCGCAGACAAGGTGGAGGGATAA
- the tadA gene encoding tRNA adenosine(34) deaminase TadA: MAEINSEEFQLEIAARLLAEEDQRFMRMAIREAEKAFEEKEIPIGCVIVKDGVVIGRGHNQIEMLKDATAHAEILAIGTAAATLNNWRLDGCTLYVTLEPCPMCAGAILNSRVDRVVYGSKDTRFGGCGTTIDVITGNALRRTVPVTGGIFAEECVGLLKRFFQQMRLEKGDSGAKPPQT; this comes from the coding sequence ATGGCTGAAATTAACTCTGAAGAATTCCAACTGGAAATTGCTGCCCGTCTCCTAGCCGAGGAGGACCAGCGCTTTATGCGCATGGCTATTCGTGAAGCAGAAAAGGCCTTTGAGGAAAAGGAAATCCCCATCGGTTGCGTTATCGTAAAAGACGGCGTGGTCATTGGCCGCGGACACAACCAGATTGAAATGCTGAAGGATGCCACCGCCCATGCAGAAATTCTTGCCATCGGTACCGCTGCCGCCACCTTGAACAATTGGCGTCTGGACGGTTGTACTTTGTATGTAACGCTGGAACCTTGTCCCATGTGTGCCGGCGCTATTCTCAATAGCCGTGTGGATCGCGTGGTCTACGGCTCCAAGGATACCCGCTTTGGCGGTTGCGGAACCACCATCGATGTCATTACCGGAAACGCCTTGAGAAGGACAGTTCCTGTCACTGGTGGAATCTTTGCCGAAGAATGCGTTGGTCTTCTGAAACGCTTTTTCCAGCAGATGCGTTTGGAAAAGGGCGATAGCGGTGCAAAACCTCCCCAGACCTAG
- a CDS encoding NAD(P)-dependent oxidoreductase, whose amino-acid sequence MHDSAELNQAAEKELERLAALPTITLKDKLSIQPQEAAELDPIERRPTMAETCLGLTEAQAKVEANRCMKCKKPFCTAACPIGMPIPQYLEKVAAGDFQGAIDIIRGTSLIPSICSRVCPHERQCQSNCAMGKSLKDPKKGLQLGLMERFVADYERLNLGGKKVPEVAPATGKKIAVIGSGPAGLSAAIDLRSKGHEVVIFESQPKLGGVLRYGIPEFRLPKEILDYEISIVEKMGIECRTGIRVFKDVTIDYLWKQGFDAVFVGIGAAIPMKLGIPGEDLQGVYTAEEYLRKGNLGEEMYSGKHVIVAGGGNVAMDAARMAFRLGAESVRIVYRRTMNEMPACKAELKEVLDEGVKVMELHTPEAFIADEEGKICMAKLGMFELGELDENGRPRPIRVKGDGATIVCDTAVIAIGSKVSPVAAEGIPGLETNKNGTIVVKDATTGETSVEKVYTAGDSMHGPLTVVMAMKTGRQAATAIHKKLMGIVDEPAAEPQA is encoded by the coding sequence ATGCATGATTCAGCTGAACTGAACCAGGCCGCAGAAAAGGAACTGGAACGCCTTGCAGCCCTTCCCACCATCACCCTGAAGGACAAGCTGTCCATTCAGCCTCAGGAAGCCGCAGAGCTGGACCCCATTGAACGTCGCCCCACCATGGCAGAAACCTGCCTTGGTCTCACCGAAGCTCAAGCCAAGGTTGAAGCAAATCGTTGCATGAAGTGCAAGAAGCCGTTCTGCACCGCCGCATGCCCCATCGGAATGCCCATTCCCCAGTACCTCGAAAAGGTTGCCGCAGGCGACTTCCAGGGTGCAATCGACATCATCCGCGGCACTTCCTTGATTCCCTCCATCTGCAGCCGCGTCTGCCCCCACGAAAGACAGTGCCAGTCCAACTGCGCCATGGGCAAGAGCCTCAAGGACCCGAAGAAGGGCCTCCAGCTGGGTCTCATGGAACGCTTCGTTGCAGACTACGAACGTTTGAACCTGGGTGGCAAGAAGGTTCCTGAAGTAGCACCCGCAACCGGCAAGAAGATTGCCGTGATCGGTTCCGGTCCTGCAGGCCTCAGCGCCGCCATCGACCTCCGCTCCAAGGGTCACGAAGTGGTGATTTTCGAAAGCCAGCCCAAGCTTGGCGGCGTGCTCCGCTATGGCATTCCTGAATTCCGCCTCCCCAAGGAAATCCTGGACTACGAAATTTCCATCGTCGAAAAGATGGGCATTGAATGCCGCACCGGCATCCGCGTCTTCAAGGACGTGACCATCGACTACCTCTGGAAGCAGGGCTTCGACGCCGTATTCGTCGGCATCGGTGCAGCAATTCCTATGAAGCTCGGCATTCCGGGCGAAGATCTTCAGGGCGTCTACACTGCTGAAGAATACCTCCGCAAGGGCAACCTGGGCGAGGAAATGTACTCCGGTAAGCACGTCATCGTCGCTGGCGGTGGCAACGTGGCCATGGACGCAGCCCGCATGGCATTCCGCCTGGGTGCAGAATCCGTCCGTATCGTTTACCGCAGAACCATGAACGAAATGCCCGCTTGCAAGGCCGAACTGAAGGAAGTTCTGGACGAAGGCGTCAAGGTCATGGAACTCCACACTCCGGAAGCATTCATTGCCGACGAAGAAGGCAAGATCTGCATGGCAAAGCTCGGTATGTTCGAACTTGGCGAACTTGACGAAAACGGCCGTCCCCGCCCGATCCGCGTGAAGGGCGACGGTGCAACCATCGTCTGCGACACCGCAGTGATCGCCATCGGCAGCAAGGTTTCCCCTGTTGCAGCAGAAGGCATCCCGGGTCTCGAAACCAACAAGAACGGCACCATCGTGGTGAAGGATGCTACTACCGGCGAAACCTCTGTTGAAAAGGTTTACACCGCAGGCGACTCCATGCACGGCCCGCTTACCGTCGTGATGGCTATGAAGACTGGTCGTCAGGCTGCTACAGCAATCCACAAAAAGCTCATGGGCATTGTGGACGAACCTGCCGCAGAACCCCAGGCTTAA
- a CDS encoding carbon-nitrogen hydrolase — MKKIKTATLQGKWTGDTKSNNEWYKAEALKLKGQGIDILVLPEMFHTPYFPFEENADFFDMAIEKDDVIVKEWQAIAKELNAVVVFPFFEKRARGIYHNSAFVFERDGSIAGLYRKSHIPDDPAFYEKYYFIPGDTGFEPIKTSAGKIGVLICWDQWFPEAARIMSLKGADLLIYPTAIGWMKSEPAELYPRQQDSWTTVMRGHAIANRTFVLSANRIGTEGELTFWGTSFVAAPDGYLIKKCDTDFLGASIVEIDLGETEFNRRWWPHFRDRRVDLYGDILKVWCD, encoded by the coding sequence ATGAAGAAAATTAAGACCGCTACTCTCCAAGGAAAGTGGACTGGAGATACCAAGTCCAATAATGAATGGTACAAGGCCGAAGCTCTCAAGCTCAAGGGCCAGGGAATCGACATCCTCGTTCTCCCGGAAATGTTCCACACGCCCTACTTCCCGTTTGAAGAAAACGCTGATTTCTTTGACATGGCCATCGAAAAAGATGACGTTATCGTCAAGGAATGGCAGGCAATCGCCAAGGAATTGAATGCGGTTGTAGTTTTCCCCTTCTTTGAAAAACGCGCCCGCGGAATCTACCACAACTCCGCCTTCGTCTTTGAACGTGACGGAAGCATTGCAGGTCTCTACCGCAAGAGCCACATTCCCGACGATCCCGCCTTCTACGAAAAGTATTACTTCATCCCCGGCGACACCGGTTTTGAGCCCATCAAGACCTCCGCAGGTAAAATTGGCGTTCTCATTTGCTGGGATCAGTGGTTCCCCGAAGCAGCCCGCATCATGAGCCTGAAGGGTGCAGACCTTTTGATCTACCCCACCGCTATCGGCTGGATGAAATCTGAACCTGCAGAACTTTACCCCCGTCAGCAGGATAGCTGGACCACCGTCATGCGCGGCCACGCAATCGCCAACCGCACCTTCGTGCTTTCCGCCAACCGCATCGGTACCGAAGGCGAACTCACCTTCTGGGGCACAAGCTTTGTTGCAGCACCGGATGGCTACCTCATCAAGAAATGCGACACCGATTTTCTGGGCGCATCCATTGTTGAAATTGACTTGGGTGAAACTGAATTCAATCGTCGCTGGTGGCCGCACTTCCGCGATCGCCGCGTAGACCTTTACGGCGACATCTTGAAAGTTTGGTGCGACTAG
- the mnmG gene encoding tRNA uridine-5-carboxymethylaminomethyl(34) synthesis enzyme MnmG, producing the protein MSAILAEYDVVVIGGGHAGIEATHAAWKLGVKTAMLTMDINAIGRMSCNPAVGGVAKGQIVRDIDALGGLMGLLTDKAGIQFRMLNMSKGPAVWGPRAQCDMKFYSEVAREVITSLPGLSVIQGELASFERMLDGRLELTLLNGDRYITKSIVVTSGTFLASKMFTGLDTSVGGRVGEPSSDKLSECLAREGVQLRRLKTGTPSRLDPESIDFNECEVQRGDDVPWPMSDRHLDNTVPGFDANYFWGDQQNKFVRNDCVCWITRTNIKTHDILRSGFKDSPMFSGRIHGKGPRYCPSIEDKINRFGDRDGHQLFLEPEQADIGRVYINGFSSSLPADIQLAAIHTIPGLTRARVLQIGYAVEYDSVDATQLYPTFECKNVPGLYFAGQVCGTSGYEEAAGQGLMAGINAALKVKGEAPLILGRSESYLGVMVDDLVNVLLDEPYRMFTSRAEYRLFLRSDNAEARLKEKAHQIGMISDADYADWKRRQQQMADAKTRFAEVSATPDEANKVLEAGGQALATERTRWINVLRRPGIDPEVFFKVALPAETVPELQLTRRDQWYMYAEEIYAGFFDRQAREIDDQKKMEAVKLSPDLDYMQITAISIESRQRLNAQKPLTLGQASRIPGVRPADITVLAHWLENRS; encoded by the coding sequence ATGAGTGCGATTCTTGCGGAATATGATGTAGTTGTCATCGGTGGCGGCCACGCCGGTATCGAAGCGACTCATGCTGCCTGGAAGCTGGGTGTGAAAACGGCTATGTTGACTATGGATATCAATGCCATCGGTCGCATGTCCTGTAATCCTGCTGTGGGTGGTGTTGCCAAGGGTCAGATCGTTCGCGATATTGATGCGTTGGGCGGTTTGATGGGTCTTTTGACCGATAAGGCTGGCATTCAGTTCCGCATGTTGAACATGAGTAAGGGTCCTGCTGTTTGGGGTCCTCGCGCTCAATGCGACATGAAGTTCTATAGCGAAGTTGCCCGCGAAGTGATTACCTCTCTTCCGGGACTTTCTGTAATTCAGGGCGAACTTGCAAGTTTTGAACGCATGCTTGACGGCCGTCTTGAATTGACCCTTTTGAACGGCGACCGTTATATCACCAAGTCCATTGTGGTGACCAGCGGAACCTTCCTTGCATCCAAGATGTTTACAGGCTTGGATACAAGTGTTGGTGGCCGTGTGGGCGAGCCTAGTTCCGATAAGTTGTCTGAATGTTTGGCTCGTGAAGGTGTGCAATTGCGCCGCCTTAAAACAGGTACACCTAGCCGCCTTGACCCGGAATCCATTGATTTCAATGAATGCGAAGTTCAGCGTGGCGATGATGTTCCGTGGCCCATGAGTGACCGCCATCTGGACAATACGGTTCCTGGTTTTGATGCCAACTATTTCTGGGGTGATCAGCAGAACAAGTTTGTCCGTAATGATTGCGTTTGCTGGATTACCCGCACCAACATCAAGACCCACGACATTTTGCGTAGCGGCTTCAAGGACAGCCCCATGTTCAGTGGTAGAATCCACGGCAAGGGACCTCGTTACTGCCCCAGTATCGAAGACAAGATTAACCGTTTTGGCGATCGTGATGGTCACCAGTTGTTCCTTGAACCGGAACAGGCGGACATTGGTCGCGTTTATATCAACGGCTTTAGCAGTAGCTTGCCGGCTGATATCCAATTGGCCGCAATCCATACCATTCCTGGTTTGACTCGCGCCCGAGTTCTCCAGATTGGTTATGCGGTGGAATACGATTCTGTGGATGCCACCCAGCTGTATCCTACCTTCGAATGCAAGAACGTTCCGGGCTTGTATTTTGCAGGCCAGGTTTGCGGTACCAGCGGTTACGAAGAAGCGGCTGGTCAGGGCCTTATGGCAGGTATCAATGCTGCCCTGAAGGTAAAGGGGGAGGCTCCTCTGATTCTTGGACGTTCCGAAAGCTACTTGGGCGTCATGGTGGATGACTTGGTCAATGTCCTTTTGGATGAACCGTACCGTATGTTCACCAGCCGTGCGGAATACCGTTTGTTCCTCCGTAGCGACAACGCGGAAGCCCGTCTCAAGGAAAAGGCTCACCAGATTGGTATGATTTCTGATGCGGATTACGCTGATTGGAAGCGTCGTCAGCAGCAGATGGCTGATGCCAAGACTCGTTTTGCGGAAGTTTCTGCTACACCGGATGAGGCCAATAAGGTTCTCGAGGCTGGTGGCCAGGCTCTTGCCACGGAACGCACCCGCTGGATTAACGTCCTCCGTCGTCCGGGGATTGACCCTGAAGTGTTCTTCAAGGTTGCCCTTCCGGCAGAAACGGTTCCTGAATTGCAATTGACCCGCCGCGATCAGTGGTATATGTATGCCGAAGAAATCTATGCAGGATTCTTTGACCGCCAGGCCCGTGAAATCGATGACCAGAAGAAGATGGAGGCTGTAAAGCTGTCCCCGGATCTGGATTATATGCAGATTACCGCCATCAGTATTGAAAGTCGCCAGCGTCTGAACGCACAAAAACCGCTGACTTTGGGCCAGGCTAGCCGTATTCCTGGGGTTCGTCCTGCCGATATTACGGTTTTGGCCCACTGGTTGGAGAACCGCTCATAG
- a CDS encoding redoxin family protein, which yields MKKNKIALAAALAFAACSQLDSTPKPAAINAQSTDEQKFAYMMGAQFGSQNFEAIPRQMGEQLHVDVVVQAIRDNAKAVKDTNNKLQLTTEQLQEIGGKYSKIARDRIESMRPDSATQASFAGDGAKYGAYMDSVMKSQTITEAPKATGAAVALNAESADIVKFSYLIGLQFSSNFNALSNQFGAALDEEYFVLGVKESDAKIRDTTFAMQMPKDSVEAVSQRFQQKLQEKREEAAKKFEEEQQKLKEEVAALKGDTLGNGMPKLMNFKVKATGITVKGEDLSAFAGKKLLMFYFSATCGHCAHAAPQILEMAKEFAKDGLTTLAVASGGNNKSGIRKFMDNAKWDETINVMWDESRQFGELYSDGYVPKVYVVNPDGTYKQYAAFESEKEDMKKDIAALLKGENVVWNPEAPKTEEAPAAAK from the coding sequence ATGAAGAAGAATAAGATTGCTCTTGCTGCAGCACTTGCTTTTGCTGCTTGTAGCCAGTTGGATTCTACTCCGAAGCCGGCTGCTATTAATGCTCAGTCCACAGACGAACAGAAGTTTGCTTACATGATGGGCGCTCAGTTTGGTTCTCAGAACTTTGAAGCTATTCCTCGCCAGATGGGTGAACAGCTCCATGTTGACGTTGTTGTTCAGGCTATTCGTGATAATGCCAAGGCAGTCAAGGATACTAACAACAAGCTTCAGTTGACCACTGAACAGCTTCAGGAAATCGGTGGCAAGTATTCCAAGATCGCCCGTGACCGCATTGAATCCATGCGTCCGGATAGCGCAACCCAGGCTTCCTTTGCAGGCGATGGCGCTAAGTATGGCGCTTACATGGACTCTGTGATGAAGTCTCAGACCATTACCGAGGCTCCGAAGGCTACAGGCGCTGCTGTTGCCTTGAATGCAGAATCTGCTGATATAGTCAAGTTCTCTTACTTGATCGGTTTGCAGTTCAGCTCCAACTTCAATGCCCTCAGCAATCAGTTTGGCGCCGCTTTGGATGAAGAATACTTCGTTCTCGGTGTGAAGGAATCTGATGCGAAAATTCGTGATACCACCTTCGCAATGCAGATGCCGAAGGATTCCGTGGAAGCTGTCAGCCAGCGTTTCCAGCAGAAGCTTCAGGAAAAACGTGAAGAAGCAGCAAAGAAGTTCGAAGAAGAACAGCAGAAGCTCAAGGAAGAAGTTGCTGCCCTCAAGGGAGACACTTTGGGCAATGGCATGCCGAAGCTTATGAACTTCAAGGTGAAGGCAACTGGCATCACCGTGAAGGGTGAAGATTTGTCCGCATTCGCAGGCAAGAAGCTTCTTATGTTCTACTTCTCTGCAACTTGCGGTCACTGCGCCCATGCAGCTCCGCAGATTCTCGAAATGGCCAAGGAATTCGCTAAGGATGGCTTGACCACTCTCGCTGTTGCTAGCGGTGGAAACAACAAGTCCGGCATTCGTAAGTTCATGGACAACGCAAAGTGGGATGAAACCATCAACGTGATGTGGGATGAATCCCGCCAGTTCGGTGAACTTTACAGCGATGGCTATGTTCCCAAGGTTTATGTTGTGAACCCGGATGGTACCTATAAGCAGTATGCTGCCTTCGAAAGTGAAAAGGAAGACATGAAGAAGGACATTGCTGCTTTGCTGAAGGGTGAAAACGTTGTTTGGAATCCGGAAGCTCCGAAGACTGAAGAAGCCCCGGCTGCAGCTAAGTAA
- a CDS encoding DUF2914 domain-containing protein: protein MEFVDNLRAKPAVQKIEKFIPAVAFLGGFAWDSITLGMSINDSDLAFLVAYYIGALIFIILLSARIVQVAEEPAEPQRKFLARNAIAARNKLLDREWSDVWKARFTWVLQFLFGGMFSALVVCYFKSSGSLASFILVLLLAALLVGNEFLQKRYESFALNLALFCLLGTMVLNFTIPYFVHGIGFRWFFLSTVVSLGICFLVWKIARRPKRMMVVPVLISILLTVAYLMNWVPPVPLVLKQQMVCQNFDKKNYSCDVDYPTIFQRLNLEIPTVHRVDGNEVYFLSSVFAPAKLKAGLEFRWYYQDPTTGKYKLTDKISSGRMVMNGGRESGFRIYSNKRNVPPGKYRVETAYKNGAVVGASAFEVLEGMPVKGFVRDSLR, encoded by the coding sequence ATGGAATTTGTTGATAACCTTCGCGCTAAACCTGCTGTTCAGAAAATCGAGAAATTTATCCCGGCCGTAGCCTTTTTGGGCGGTTTTGCCTGGGATTCCATCACCTTGGGCATGTCCATCAACGACTCCGACCTGGCCTTTCTGGTGGCCTACTATATCGGGGCATTGATTTTCATTATCCTCCTGTCGGCCCGCATCGTGCAAGTCGCGGAGGAACCTGCCGAACCTCAAAGAAAATTCCTTGCACGCAACGCCATCGCAGCACGCAACAAGTTGCTGGACCGCGAATGGAGCGATGTGTGGAAAGCCCGATTCACCTGGGTTTTGCAATTCCTCTTCGGCGGTATGTTCAGCGCCCTAGTGGTCTGCTACTTCAAGAGCAGTGGTTCCCTGGCATCCTTCATTCTTGTGCTTTTGCTGGCAGCCCTTCTGGTAGGAAACGAATTTCTCCAGAAGCGTTATGAAAGTTTCGCATTGAACCTAGCTTTGTTCTGCCTTTTGGGCACCATGGTGCTGAACTTCACCATACCCTACTTTGTTCATGGCATCGGTTTCAGATGGTTCTTCCTCAGCACTGTGGTTTCCCTGGGAATCTGTTTCCTGGTATGGAAAATTGCACGCCGTCCCAAGCGCATGATGGTGGTTCCTGTTTTGATTAGCATCCTTTTGACCGTGGCTTACTTGATGAACTGGGTTCCGCCCGTGCCTCTGGTTCTCAAGCAGCAGATGGTCTGCCAGAACTTTGACAAAAAGAACTATTCCTGCGACGTAGACTATCCCACTATTTTCCAGAGGCTCAACCTGGAAATTCCGACGGTCCACAGGGTTGACGGAAACGAAGTCTATTTCCTCTCTTCCGTCTTTGCTCCAGCAAAGCTTAAGGCAGGCCTAGAATTCCGCTGGTACTACCAGGATCCCACTACCGGCAAGTACAAGCTTACAGACAAAATATCGTCCGGACGTATGGTAATGAACGGCGGTCGTGAATCTGGCTTCAGAATCTACTCCAACAAGCGGAACGTTCCTCCCGGAAAGTACCGCGTGGAAACCGCCTACAAGAACGGCGCCGTCGTAGGAGCCAGCGCCTTTGAAGTTCTTGAGGGAATGCCCGTAAAGGGCTTCGTCAGAGACTCCTTAAGATAA